The Luteolibacter arcticus genome has a window encoding:
- a CDS encoding polysaccharide biosynthesis/export family protein — MKANFLLAMVLSVSPVLAGLEPGDTVKISLLGVDGAEQTKVNGEYRVGESGTISMPLLDNPVTARGLNAEQLSRAIEAAYRAEEIYTKPSIVAEVLKGPEVDPNQAVVSIGGQVRKAGGTPFRKGMTVIQALDAAGGRNDFGSRNVMLLRAGKQYCLDFQKLAHKNIELLPNDSIQVEQKGVIDRWKGTEDNVKVLMGK; from the coding sequence ATGAAAGCAAACTTCCTTCTAGCGATGGTCCTGTCCGTCTCCCCCGTCCTCGCCGGCCTAGAGCCCGGCGACACCGTGAAGATCAGCCTCCTCGGCGTGGATGGCGCCGAGCAAACCAAGGTGAATGGCGAATACCGCGTCGGCGAATCCGGCACGATCTCGATGCCCCTCTTGGACAATCCCGTCACCGCCCGCGGCCTGAATGCCGAGCAACTCTCCCGCGCGATCGAAGCCGCCTACCGGGCCGAGGAGATCTACACCAAGCCCTCCATCGTGGCGGAGGTACTGAAGGGACCCGAGGTGGATCCGAATCAAGCCGTCGTCAGCATCGGCGGCCAAGTGCGCAAAGCCGGCGGAACTCCCTTCCGCAAGGGCATGACCGTCATCCAGGCCCTCGACGCCGCAGGCGGCCGCAATGACTTCGGCAGCCGGAACGTGATGCTCCTGCGTGCAGGCAAGCAATACTGCCTCGATTTCCAGAAGCTGGCGCACAAGAACATCGAGCTCCTGCCGAACGACTCCATCCAAGTGGAGCAAAAGGGCGTGATCGACCGGTGGAAGGGAACCGAGGACAACGTGAAGGTGCTGATGGGGAAGTAG
- a CDS encoding RNA polymerase sigma factor has product MQALALSPPEPMDRQRFTDLVRLHHLTLLSYARALAGAENTARELVQDAFVAAWQNLGKFEVTRDFAAWMRGIVRNKWREHCRLHAREVPFDEAALSRLEETLAPYPAGDPAIFARLAECRDKLPPPMAEALRATYDEGRTSDDAAALLSLNPAALRKRLERAREALRLCLSKNN; this is encoded by the coding sequence ATGCAAGCACTCGCCTTATCCCCACCCGAACCGATGGACCGGCAACGCTTCACCGACCTTGTCCGCCTGCATCACCTGACGCTGCTGTCTTACGCCCGGGCTTTGGCCGGAGCGGAGAATACGGCGCGCGAGCTGGTGCAGGATGCCTTTGTCGCCGCGTGGCAGAACCTCGGGAAATTCGAAGTCACCCGCGACTTCGCCGCGTGGATGCGCGGCATCGTCCGCAACAAGTGGCGCGAACACTGCCGCCTCCATGCCCGCGAGGTCCCCTTCGATGAAGCGGCCCTCTCGCGCCTGGAGGAAACCCTCGCCCCCTATCCCGCAGGCGATCCCGCGATCTTCGCCCGGCTCGCCGAGTGCCGCGACAAGTTGCCGCCACCGATGGCCGAGGCGCTGCGTGCGACCTACGATGAAGGTCGTACCAGCGACGATGCGGCGGCGCTGCTGTCGCTCAATCCCGCGGCCTTGCGCAAGCGCCTCGAACGCGCCCGCGAAGCGCTGCGGCTGTGCCTATCGAAAAACAACTGA
- a CDS encoding Amuc_1099 family pilus-like system protein, whose product MNPSEDPNDRLLDSLLREQARRGADEELLQAIDARLDAGKVPAHRRRRSSRAMIWSAAAAAVVVLSVGVITWQTYRLPDRPELVMDGSVALSEPPMAKLRDPAVEAHMRMADESGSARRIASSSSAEFLLPDVAPAAPASPLAEAPIEEAIPQEIAALDAAPAPAAGLGLGGGAGGGRGRGIGTGSGPASGPGRQGGLAEKETIRRARLTPEELKASGAHVGADAVLDKSGPNELSLVPSAPPVPGKGKGVKDDGMARENYGRLVDQPWKSPWQDALSTFSIDVDTASYTNVRRMLLDGRTVPADAVRIEELVNYFDYRYEGPKGDGPFAVHGTLATCPWKPQHLLARVAIKGREIDAKARPASNLVFLIDVSGSMQDPAKLPLLKRSMRILLDQLDERDRLGIVVYAGSEGVVLEPTTLDERGLSAAIQALEKLEAGGSTNGGAGIKRAYEMAAKHLVAGGVNRVILATDGDFNVGTTGQGDLVKLVKEGAAKGMSLSVVGFGTGNLNDAMLEAITNDGNGNYFYIDGDHEARRVFLQKLTGTLVTIAKDVKIQVEFNPGKVQAYRLIGYANRILRHEDFNNDKVDAGDIGAGHTVTAFYEIVPPGVAMPDTGKVDGLRYQKPAEKETVASDDWLTLKLRYKHPEGEVSSLIESPLKGEPQPWEKAGHDFRFASAVALFGMKLRQMSDVSDMPWQKVVEIARPAVADDPREQRSEFVEMVARHGRFPLPPVMAEEAAPAPIPMPVAGVDALAGLRYLNDESIMWYVQFGLESGGKWAPRFIGLTPSKKKLQNRVSAVEMLSLGDTFFREGEFANRFKFTGFEERELRSERTGLTQRVKIAIYEDLKPNKAGAKYESQAGLPDAELESKAYYDRSAVLKSGDQEVLVEEQTMFKLPGDPSGKEYLLKKVTPQGIVVEAKAADGKVVTVEIPKGGGE is encoded by the coding sequence ATGAATCCTTCTGAAGATCCGAACGATCGTCTGCTCGACTCGCTGCTGCGCGAACAAGCGCGCCGAGGGGCGGATGAAGAACTTTTGCAGGCGATCGACGCCCGGCTGGATGCCGGGAAAGTGCCTGCTCACCGGCGGAGGCGGAGTTCGAGAGCGATGATCTGGTCCGCGGCTGCGGCTGCAGTGGTGGTGCTTTCTGTCGGCGTGATTACCTGGCAGACATATCGACTCCCCGACAGGCCGGAGCTCGTGATGGACGGCTCCGTGGCGCTGTCGGAGCCACCTATGGCGAAACTGCGCGACCCCGCCGTGGAAGCCCACATGAGAATGGCGGATGAGTCGGGCTCGGCCAGGCGGATTGCCAGCAGCAGTTCGGCCGAATTTCTTCTGCCGGATGTGGCACCGGCTGCCCCCGCAAGCCCACTGGCCGAAGCTCCTATCGAGGAAGCCATTCCGCAGGAGATCGCAGCGCTGGATGCTGCGCCGGCACCTGCTGCGGGCCTTGGCCTCGGCGGAGGTGCCGGTGGGGGCAGGGGAAGAGGAATCGGGACGGGGAGCGGACCAGCCTCGGGGCCCGGAAGACAGGGAGGCCTTGCCGAAAAGGAAACGATCCGGCGAGCGCGTCTCACTCCGGAGGAACTAAAGGCTTCCGGTGCTCACGTGGGGGCCGATGCGGTTCTCGACAAGAGCGGTCCCAATGAACTCTCACTCGTGCCCTCGGCTCCTCCCGTGCCCGGTAAGGGGAAGGGAGTGAAAGACGATGGCATGGCCCGCGAGAACTACGGCCGCCTTGTCGATCAGCCGTGGAAGTCGCCGTGGCAGGATGCGCTTTCGACGTTCTCCATCGATGTCGATACGGCCTCCTACACGAACGTCCGCCGGATGCTGCTCGATGGCCGCACAGTGCCGGCCGATGCGGTGCGGATCGAGGAACTGGTGAACTACTTCGACTATCGTTACGAGGGTCCGAAGGGCGATGGTCCCTTCGCGGTCCACGGTACGCTGGCGACTTGCCCGTGGAAGCCGCAGCACCTGCTCGCCCGCGTGGCGATCAAGGGCCGCGAGATCGATGCCAAGGCACGGCCGGCTTCGAACCTGGTCTTCCTGATCGATGTCTCGGGCTCCATGCAGGACCCTGCCAAGCTGCCGCTGCTGAAGCGCTCGATGCGCATTTTGTTAGACCAGCTCGATGAACGCGACCGGCTCGGGATCGTGGTCTATGCGGGTAGCGAGGGCGTGGTGCTGGAACCGACGACGCTGGATGAACGCGGCCTGTCCGCGGCGATCCAAGCCCTGGAGAAACTCGAAGCGGGTGGCTCGACCAATGGCGGGGCAGGCATCAAGCGTGCCTATGAAATGGCTGCGAAGCATCTCGTGGCCGGTGGGGTGAACCGGGTGATCCTTGCGACCGATGGCGACTTCAATGTGGGCACCACCGGCCAGGGCGATCTGGTGAAGCTGGTGAAGGAAGGTGCCGCGAAGGGCATGAGCCTCAGCGTGGTTGGCTTCGGCACCGGCAATCTCAATGACGCGATGCTGGAAGCCATCACCAACGACGGGAACGGAAACTACTTCTACATCGACGGCGACCATGAGGCGCGCCGCGTCTTCCTGCAGAAGCTGACCGGCACGCTGGTGACCATCGCCAAGGACGTGAAGATCCAGGTGGAGTTTAATCCCGGCAAGGTCCAGGCCTATCGCCTGATCGGCTATGCCAACCGCATCCTGCGCCACGAGGACTTCAACAATGACAAGGTCGATGCCGGCGACATCGGTGCGGGCCACACCGTGACTGCGTTTTATGAAATCGTCCCGCCCGGCGTGGCGATGCCGGATACCGGCAAGGTGGATGGCTTGCGCTATCAAAAGCCGGCGGAGAAGGAAACCGTGGCGAGCGATGACTGGCTCACGCTGAAGCTGCGCTACAAGCATCCCGAGGGCGAGGTCAGCAGCTTGATCGAGAGCCCGTTGAAGGGCGAGCCCCAGCCGTGGGAAAAGGCAGGCCATGACTTTCGCTTCGCCTCCGCCGTCGCCTTGTTTGGAATGAAGCTGCGCCAGATGTCCGATGTGTCCGACATGCCGTGGCAGAAGGTCGTGGAGATCGCGCGGCCCGCGGTGGCGGATGATCCACGCGAGCAGCGGTCGGAGTTCGTCGAGATGGTCGCACGGCATGGCCGCTTCCCGCTGCCGCCGGTGATGGCGGAGGAAGCGGCTCCCGCGCCGATCCCGATGCCGGTGGCTGGTGTGGATGCGCTGGCTGGCCTGCGCTATCTCAACGACGAGTCGATCATGTGGTATGTGCAATTCGGCCTGGAGTCGGGTGGCAAGTGGGCACCGCGCTTTATCGGGCTGACGCCGAGCAAGAAGAAGCTGCAGAACCGGGTGAGTGCGGTGGAGATGCTGTCGCTGGGCGATACGTTCTTCCGGGAAGGCGAGTTCGCCAATCGCTTCAAGTTCACCGGGTTTGAGGAGCGGGAGCTCAGGAGTGAGCGGACGGGTTTGACGCAGCGAGTGAAGATCGCGATCTATGAAGATCTGAAGCCGAACAAGGCGGGTGCCAAGTATGAGTCCCAGGCCGGCTTGCCCGATGCGGAACTTGAGTCGAAGGCCTACTATGACCGTAGTGCGGTCTTGAAGTCCGGGGATCAGGAAGTGCTCGTGGAGGAGCAGACGATGTTCAAGCTGCCGGGTGATCCGAGCGGAAAGGAATACCTTCTGAAGAAGGTGACGCCGCAAGGCATCGTGGTCGAAGCCAAGGCTGCGGATGGCAAGGTGGTTACGGTGGAGATTCCGAAGGGTGGTGGGGAGTAG
- the tnpA gene encoding IS200/IS605 family transposase yields the protein MPQSLARILVHVVFSTKNREPVLSPEIRPHLFGYLATVGRDLGCEVFRVGGVADHVHLAIDLGRTVTIANFVQKVKQTSSGWLKEQEGGPRHFEWQTGYGSFSVGQSQLEALLNYVSNQEEHHRKITFQDEYRALLKKYGVDVDERYVWE from the coding sequence ATGCCCCAATCCCTCGCGCGTATTTTGGTTCACGTGGTTTTCTCCACCAAGAACCGCGAACCCGTCCTATCGCCCGAAATCCGGCCGCATCTGTTCGGCTACCTTGCCACCGTTGGTCGCGATCTCGGCTGCGAGGTCTTCCGCGTGGGTGGCGTGGCGGATCACGTTCACCTCGCCATCGATCTCGGACGAACGGTGACGATCGCGAATTTCGTTCAAAAGGTGAAACAGACCAGTTCCGGGTGGTTGAAGGAGCAAGAGGGCGGCCCGCGTCATTTCGAATGGCAGACGGGCTACGGGTCGTTCTCGGTCGGCCAGTCACAATTGGAGGCACTGCTTAACTACGTCTCCAATCAGGAAGAGCATCATCGAAAGATCACGTTTCAAGACGAGTATCGCGCCTTGCTGAAAAAATACGGCGTCGATGTGGATGAGCGGTACGTGTGGGAATAG